The Gemmatimonadaceae bacterium genome has a window encoding:
- a CDS encoding DUF58 domain-containing protein: MTGPANTQRPELLDPAQLNALGGLEIRARWVVEGFLTGLHRSRKKGFSVEFAEHRPYMPGDDLRYMDWKMAARADKWLIKLFEEETNLRATVVLDVSKSMHWSGSPARLTKMQYAETLVAAVSLLLLRQRDAVGLIRFDDEVRTVLPPRSRDLHFRRILAALSDPGAGLGSDAPGALMRAARLVPRPGMVIIVSDLLLDAAETVRAVQVLRGAGHQVTVLHLLDPAEHDLSVAGAELVFVDPETGTEVEASVGDVRAAYRATVDEAIAEWRSRLAGAGASYEPIYTDAPFVVPVRRAFLSRRRLP, translated from the coding sequence ATGACAGGCCCCGCCAACACGCAGCGTCCCGAGCTCCTCGATCCCGCCCAGCTGAATGCGCTCGGCGGGCTGGAGATTCGTGCGCGTTGGGTCGTGGAAGGCTTCCTCACCGGGCTGCATCGGTCGCGCAAGAAGGGCTTCTCCGTCGAGTTTGCGGAGCACCGCCCGTACATGCCCGGCGACGACCTGCGGTACATGGACTGGAAGATGGCCGCCCGCGCCGACAAGTGGCTGATCAAGCTGTTTGAGGAGGAGACCAACCTCCGCGCGACGGTGGTGCTGGACGTCTCGAAATCCATGCACTGGTCGGGCTCGCCCGCGCGGCTCACCAAGATGCAGTACGCGGAGACGCTCGTCGCCGCCGTGTCGCTGCTCCTCCTGCGCCAGCGCGACGCCGTCGGCCTGATCCGCTTTGACGACGAGGTGCGCACCGTCCTCCCGCCGCGGTCGCGCGACCTGCATTTCCGGCGCATTCTCGCCGCGCTCAGCGACCCGGGGGCCGGCCTGGGGAGCGACGCACCGGGCGCGCTCATGCGGGCGGCCCGGTTGGTGCCGCGTCCGGGGATGGTGATCATCGTGAGCGACCTGCTCCTCGATGCGGCGGAGACCGTCAGGGCCGTGCAGGTGCTGCGCGGCGCGGGGCACCAGGTGACCGTGCTGCACCTGCTCGATCCCGCCGAGCACGACCTCTCGGTGGCGGGCGCCGAGCTGGTCTTCGTGGACCCCGAGACGGGGACGGAAGTCGAAGCCTCGGTTGGCGACGTGCGCGCGGCCTATCGCGCGACGGTGGACGAGGCGATCGCCGAGTGGCGGTCGCGCCTGGCGGGGGCCGGCGCGTCTTATGAGCCGATCTACACCGACGCGCCGTTCGTCGTGCCGGTGCGCCGCGCCTTCCTGTCACGCCGGCGCCTGCCGTGA